The Actinomycetota bacterium genomic sequence GAGCACATACGGGCTTGAGCGCACAGTCGTCGCTCCGGTCGCAGCTGCACGGATCTCCGACGCAGTAGTTGACCGTGAAAGGGCCTTGGATGGCCTCGATGACTTCGAGGACGGTGATTGAAGCAGGTGAGCGAGCCAGTGTCACACCACCGCCGACACCACGCCGAGTGGTGACGATGCCCGCCCGAGCCAAGGTGGAGACGATCTTGCCGAGAAACGCCGTCGGCACACCTTGTGCCTCCGCGATCTCGCCGGTGCCTGCGTGCCCGCGCCGGGCGATTTCCAAAACGCACCGCAGCGCGTAATCAACCTCGCGGGTCATCACCATGATGAGTCTCCAACCTCTGCATATCAGTCCTGACGGCGTATCGGACATCAGGGAGCCTAGGTCGGCTGCTCCGGACGGAGCAAGACCGAAGGACCCCGATGTGGGATCAACGGACCTTCCATGTCGTTGAACACTCCGTGTGTTCGGGAGCCGGTGACCGGGAACCGGATGGTGGTCATGAGGTTCCGGCCACGAGTATGCCAGGACTCGACCGTGACGGTTCGATGCCGGCCTTCGCCGGCCGGCACACTCTTGGATGGCCGTTGCCTTCAAAAGTTGCTGCTCCCGTGATAGTGGCACTTCGTGCACGCGCCGGGGTTCCGCGAGTGCCTCATGGGGAAGCCACCATGACAGACGAAACAGAAGTTCTGCGCGAAGTCGGACCACGAGACCCATAGCGCGTCGAAGTTGGTGAGCGTTCCGGTCCGTGCACCGTTGGGACTCACCATGTTCTCTTTCAGCATGTAGGCGTTGGAGGAACCGTGGAAGTCATGGCACGCGGTGCAGGCGAGATTGCCGGAGCCGTTGGGACCGTGCCTCGCACTGTTGTTCCAGTTCGCGGCGGTGAACCTGTCGTGCGGACGTCCGTCGGCGTCGGTGGACGCGGTGTCATCGACGAGCCGGATGTCGTACGGAACGGTCGCTCCTGCAGAGATCGGAGCGGTCGTCGTGGGATCGATGTGGCACTTTTCGCAGAACGAGGCGATGTCACCTCGGGTGAGATCGGCCGATCCGGTATCCCAGTTGACGATCCACTTGGTGGTGATGTCGGAGGGATCGACCAGCTTGGACGTCGAGGCGCCATCGTTTTGATCCGCGAGGTGAGGGTTATGGCAGGAGACGCACTCGACCTGACGTGTGCCCCCGTCCTGGTCGGCGGCCGCGATTGGATGGTGGTAGATCCTGATCGGATTCCCATCGGCCGTTGTCGTGTCGTTGACGGCGGCGGCGAATGCGTCATAGGGATTGGTGCCTCCGGACGTGTTCGGCGTGGTGGAGGTGTGACAGGTGAAGCAGGTCTGCTCCTCGTCGGCGATGGTGAGAGCGTTGAAGTCGGATCCATGGGGTTGATGGCACTCGAGGCACTGGATCTCTGCCTTCGCCGGGTCCTTCGCTATCAGCAAACCGTGGGCGCTGGCGTCGAATGGGCTGTAGTCCCATCCCTTCAGACCCGGGTAGGGCGCTCCCGACCCGTGGCACGTGTAGCAGTAGGTGTTGCCGATGGGAGATGCCGTGGGGGAGTAGAGCCATGTGCTGCCGTTCCACACCCGGAGCAACTCGGTCATCTCGGATCGGAGCCTGTGTGGCGTGTGGCAGTCGGTGCAGGTGAGTTCGTAGCCGTCCGTGGCTGTGGGTACGGGATGGTATGACGTCTTCGTGGACGCTCCGATGACGCTCTCTCCGAATGCGGACTTGATGTCGGTCGAAGCACCGGTGCCGTCGTGGCACTGATAGCAGGTTTCTTTCTCGGTGGGCCGGGCGAACAGGTGGATCGGTGCGGAGGCTCCGTGGACGCTGTGGCAGTTCTGGCAGAGATTGGTCGAATCGGAGTATCCCCCATGAGGGTCGGTCACAGACGCCGCTGCATACAGTGACAAGTGGGCCATCTGCACGGTCACGGTGCCGGCGGCCACGTCGACACTGGCGGCGCCGGTGGTGACCCACCGATCCGAGGACCACACTTGGACAACGGTCGTGTCTTCGGGGTATCCGGAGGGCAGCGGGTATTCGGGGGGAATCTCGAAGGCGAGGGCAAGGGTGGCCGGTGCCGACGGGTCGAACCGTGTGCCGGACGGACCGAGTTCGAAGGAACGGGAGACCAGTGTCCGGTTCGTGTTCGCATCGGGCGGGTGGGGGATCTGGCGGATCGTGAACACGGTGTCCGAGTCCACTGCGCCGGCTGGAATGTGGAGGGCCACGGTGCCTGTCGTCGGCACCAGATCACCGCCCTCGGGTCCCACCGTCTGTGCCATGGCGACATTGTCCGACGAGACCACGGATGATGGATTGCTCCGATTGCCGGCAAGATCGATGGCGATGACTCTGTAGGAGTAGATACCCGGCGCCGGAGGCACGTCCCGCAGCTCGGGGACGGCTGTCGTGGAGAGATCGGTCCACGGACCGCGTGCGTCTGCCGACCGCTGAACGAGCCAGGTCACCACGTCGGGGTCGTCGGGTTCAGACCATCTCACCCAGTTGTCCCGTGCGGCCGTGGCGGACACGTCCTGCGGGGATGCCGGCGGCCCGTCGTCGTTCCCCTGACGCTGTGATACCACACGGACGGTGAAGACCTTCTCGTAGTCGGGAGCGCTGACCGAGAGTTGGTAACGGCCCGCCGGTACCTCGGCCCCCGTTGCGGTGCGTCCTCTCCACGTGAACGCATAGTTGCCCTCGACCGTATGGACCCATTGGAAGACGGGGGTTCCGCCCTCGGCTCGCACGGCAAACGTCACCGGCATCGCGGCCTGCGTCCGTACACGGACGGTTGCCCAATCGTGACTCGGAGCGACCACCGTGGTGTTGCGCGCGGACACCGTCGGGACGGTTCCAGGAGCCGTGACCATGGCTGTGGCAACAAGAGCGATAGCCAGGTAGAACATAGGGCCCAGAACTCCAGACCATTTTGGTCGCATATGCACGGAAACCCCTCGGCTTGCTGGCCGCGGGCAGTGTACCTGCACGGTGTTCTCGCTGCCACCCTCCGTGTTGACGCCCCCCCTGCGAAGAGGCTATATTTGCACCATAAGAGGACACCATTCCATGGGGTTATTTTGGAGTGAAAAAGTCGGATTTACGAAGAGGTAGGGTCCGAGAAGGGATTTGGGGTATGCTGCCGACAGGCGGTATGCCACCGAGAGACGGGAGGCCATTGTGAGAGGGAAGTGGAGAATCTGGCTGCTGGCATGTCTGGGAGCCGTATTCATCCTTGCGCTTGGATCAGCCGCTTCGGCACAGCCGGAGCAAGCCGACCCAGTCGGAACCAACGTGGCGCCTCACGGGGGGTACTCGTCGTTGACCAACCAATGTCTGCAGTGCCACGATGTGCATGACGCTGCCGGACAGTATGCCTTGATGGAAAAGGCGAGCGTCAGCGCAGTGTGCAACACGTGTCACGCGCCCGGCAGCACGACCGCGCCGACCGGTGGTCCGGGCGGCGGTATCACGGGGACCGTGTCCTCGCGAGCGGTGTACACGGAAACGGGTGGCAGCGAACACACCCCGGGTGTGAATAACATCGATGGCAATACGTTGACCCAGTCTGCATGGTCCTATCCCGGGCCGCCGACTGGTAACTCGGGGGTTGCCGCAGGCATCGGAACGACGAGCGACACCGACGGTGGTCTCTACTGTGCGTCGTGTCACACGCCGCACGGTACGTTTGGCCAGGTCGTGAACGACTGGACGAAGGCGGCCGATGAAGGCACGTCGATCTCGGTCGACAACGGCGGGGCACCGCTGATTTGGACCACCAAGTGGCTCGACTACGACGAGAGATGCGTGGGCGTTCTGCGCCAACTCGGGTGACGTCATCACGGCAACCGGCGGCAACGAGTCCTGCATGAGCGCAGGCACCAGCGGTTCGTCGTGGGCGACGGTGCTGGATGCCGCAGGCGTGACCAAGTCACTGTTTGCGTACAACCTGCTGTCTGCCGGTCCGAACCATCAGTACTCCCCGGGACAGGCGACATTCAGGACCGTGAACGAAGGTACCGACGTATATGACTGGTGTGCGACTTGCCATACGAGCAAGGTAGATACGGCGCACAACCACTACACGACGTGCTACGCGTGTCACGGGAATCCGAGCAACGATGTGAATTCGGACGACTTCCCGCATACGAGCACCGCCGACACCTTGTTGAAGGAGTATCCGGACGGGTTGTGTCTGAACTGTCATACATCGGGCAGCTTGCCATAGCCGACCCGGACTGAACAGACGAGAAGAGAACGTGGGGCGGGAGGTTTCCCGCCCCACGTTTCGCGTCGTCATCCCGGTTGGAGCCCGACAGGGAGTCCATGGGTGTCGGTAGGATGAGCGGGGGTCGGCTCAGTCGAGGAGGATTCGTGGATACGGTGGTCATCGATGGGGCGCTCGGGGTTCTGGCGGAGAACAAGCAGCGGTGGGCCCGGCTGCCGGTGCGAGAGAAGATCGGCTATCTCGACACGCTGCGACTTCGGACCAATGACGCGGCGGCGGACTGGGTGGCGGCCGCGCTGACCGCCAAAGGGCTGAGCCCCACATCACCGCTCGCCGGCGAGGAGTGGATGTCCGGTCCGTATGCGCTTCTCGGATGGTTGAATGCGGCTCTCACGACCCTGAGGGCCGTGGAGAGGGGCGGAGACCCTCTCGAAGGCCTCAAGGTGTGGGCGAGGCCCGATGGCCAGGTCGTGGTGCGTGTCTATCCGACCGATCTGTGGGAACGTCTGCTACTCAACGCGTACGCGGCCGATGTCTGGATGGATCCGTCGGTAACCCTCGACTCTCTGCCCGACACCGTGGCTGCGTTCTATCGGGAGTCAGATCCGGAAGGTGCAGTGTCGTTGATCCTCGGAGCCGGGAACATCGCATCGATTCCGCCGCTCGACCTCGTCTACAAGCTCTTCGCGCAGGGTCACGTCGGGATCGTCAAGACCAACCCTGTGAACGAATACCTCGTTCCCATCTTCGAGCGGATCTTTGCGCCGCTCATCGATGAAGGCTTCACACGGTTCGTGCGTGGAGGAGCGCCCGAAGGTGCCTATCTGACCGGCCACGAGCTCGTCGACGACATTCATATCACCGGCAGTGCGCGAACCCACGACGCCATCGTGTTCGGTTCCGGTGCCGAAGGCGCACGACGCAAGGCAGAGCGTCGGCCATTGCTCACCAAACCGGTCACATCCGAGCTGGGTGGTGTCAGCCCGACGATCGTGGTTCCCGGTCCGTGGACAGAAGCAGATATCGGCTTTCAGGCGGAACATCTCGCATCTCAAAAGCTGCACAACGATGGGTACAACTGCATCGCCTCTCAGGTGCTGGTGCTGCCGAGCGGGTGGTCTGGAACCGACAAGCTCATCGGCGCGTTGCGGAGCACTCTGGCCCAGGTCGAAGAGAGGCCCGCGTACTACCCCGGATCCGACGAGCGTCAGAACGCCGCGATCTCGCATTATCCGGCCGCCGAGCGGCTCGGGGCGGGAGCCGCCAGGACGCTGATCGTCGGAGTGGATCCAGGCGATGCGGGAGCGTACTGCTTCAACGAGGAGTTCTTTGCTCCCGTCTACGCGACGACGATGCTCCCGGAATCGGATCCGGACGACTTCCTGAGAGCCGCAGTCGAGTTCTCCAACGAGACGCTGATTGGAACCCTGGGGGCCAACATTCTCATTCATCCGAAAACGGCCAAAGATCTCGGACCCCGGCTGGAGTCCGCCATCGCGGACCTTCGCTACGGCACCGTCGCCGTCAACACGTGGACGGGAGTCGGATTCCTGATGGGAAGGGCTCCGTGGGGAGCGTACCCGGGAGCAACGATCGACGATGTGCAGAGCGGCATCGGATTCGTCCACAACGCGCTCCTGTTCGACAAGCCTCAGAAGACCGTGGTCGGTGGCCCGTTCCAGCCATTCCCAAGGGCCATCACGCAGGGCCAATTCCACATTGCACCCCGTCCGCCGTGGTTCGTCACGAGCAAGACCGCACACATCGTCGGAGAACGACTCACACGCTACGCCGCCGACGGAAAGCTCTGGCGGTTGCCGGGGATCTTCAGCGCTGCACTGAGAGGCTGAGCCGTCTGCGGATCCAGGAAGGTCCTGAGTCCCCGACTCGTACCGAGAGCGAAGCGTGCTCCACTCGTTCAGCGGCGCGCCGGTTCCCATTAGCCTGTCGGTGATGCGTGTTCTCGTCGTCAGCAACGATTATCCACCGGCGCCAGGCGGTATCCAACGGTATGTCGGCGACCTGCTGCGGCACGTTCCGTGGGACGTGCACGTAGCCGCACCGTTTCATCCGGAGGCTTGCTCCGACCCTCGGGTTTCTCGCTACGACCGGGCTCTGACACCGACACGAAGGGCCGCAACGTGGATCGCCGGGCGGGCTCGCGAGCACCGGTGTGACATGGTGTTGTACGCGGCGCTTCCACTTGCCCTGCTCGGGCCGAGCGTTGCCGAGCAGACCGGGATGCCATACGCGCTGTTTCTGCATGGAGCCGAGATCACCGTCCCTGCAGCGGTGCCAGGGCTTCGGAGGCGCTATGCGAGCACGCTGGGGGGTGCCGCTGCACGATTCGCGGTGAGTCGCTACACGAAGCGGAGAGTGGAAGAGCGATTCCACGTACCCGTCGTCTGGGCGGGTGCGGGAGTGGATATCGACGTCTTCTTGCCCGGACCCGTCGAGCACGAAGGCTTTGTGGTCGGATGCGTGGGGAGATTCGTGCGGCGAAAGGGCCATGCCGACGTCCTGCGAGCAGTCTCCTCGCTGCGAGCGCAAGGACTACCGGCACGATCGATGATGGTCGGCTGGGGACCGAGAGAGAAACGGCTACGGCGCATCGCTCGCCGATCTCGGGTCCCGACCGAATTCATGGTCGGAATCTCGCGAGCGGCGCTCGCCGACGCCTATCGGAGAATGGACGTCTTTGCAATGCCGGCCCGCTCGCGTTGGGCAGGCCTCGAAGTGGAAGGTCTCGGACTCGTCTACCTGGAGGCGGCGGCAAGTGGACTTCCCGTCATCGCCGGTCGCAGCGGAGGAGCACCCGAGACCGTGGACGATGGGCGAACCGGCTTCGTCGTGGCGGACGAGCCACAGCTGATGTCGGCTCTGCGAACGCTCCAGGAGGATCCCGATCTTGCAGCTCGCATGGGTTCCGCCGGCCGTGCCAGGGTGGCCGAGCTGTTCACATGGCCCGCAGTGGTGGCCCGCGTCGATGCACAGCTACCGAAGGCACCGGATGCATGAGACCTTCGTGCTCGCGTCGGGGTCGCCGCGGCGACACGAGTTGCTCGCGCTGGCCCGTGTCCCGCACATCGTGGATGTACCTGAGATCGATGAGACTGCGTTGCCTGGTGAGTTGCCCGACATCTATGTCGCTCGTCTCGCCCGAGCCAAGGCCGGTGCCGTGGCTGCTCGCCATCCCGAGTGCTGGACGATCGGCGCGGACACGGTGGTCGTTGTCGACGGCCATATCGTCGGCAAGCCACGTGACATCGTCGAGGCCGAGGAGATGCTCGAGACGTTGGCCGGGAGACGACACGAGGTGATCACGGCCGTGGCGCTCGTTCACGGTTCCGAGATCAAGGAGCGATCGAGTACCACCTCCGTGTGGATGAGGCCCTTCGATCGGGAAATCGTCCGCTCCTATCTGGCCACCGGCGAGCCGATGGACAAAGCCGGTGCCTACGCAGTCCAGGGCGTCGGAGCCCTTCTGGTCGATCGTGTCGACGGAGACTTCTTCACGGTCATGGGGCTTCCCCTCGATGCGGTGATCGAGATGCTGAGATCCGTCGGGTTCGGGGCCGTGTGAACGCATCGAGGCAGGATCGGGCAGACCGCGTCGGGGAGCGCTCGAAGATGACCTCGGGGGTCTTGGGCGGAGGCGGTCCCGATGGGCACACCTCGATGGGCCTACCGATCGGCTCGTGGTGTTCTCCGGCCCCTTGGATCCGATGACGAGAGCCGTCACGCCGGCTCCGTGGTCCTGCGGCACCGCTGGTCGAGGCACGAGGTACCTGGAGTCCCGACCGGTGAGGCTCTGGCGGTTCCGAGGGGGTACTATCGGGTCCAGTGAGTTTTGACTACGACGTATTGGTGATCGGTTCCGGGTTCGGCGGCAGCGTGAGCGCTCTTCGGTTGACGGAGAAGGGCTATCGGGTCGGCGTTCTCGAGGCGGGGAGACGCTGGGATGAGACGACCTTGCCGAAATCGAGTTGGAACCTGCGTCGCTTTGTCTGGTTCCCACGTCTGGGGATGAAGGGAATCCAGCGTATCACGCTCCTCAGGGACGTCATGGCGCTCTCCGGTGCGGGTGTCGGCGGGGGCTCACTGGTGTGGGCCAATGTCTCCTATGAGCCACACAAGGAGGCTTTCTCCGACCCGCAATGGGACGGGATCACCGACTGGAAGCAGGAGCTCGCTCCCTTCTACGACCAGGCACGGCGCATGCTCGGCGTGCAGACCAACCCGGTCGAGACGCCTGCAGACCTGGTCATACAGGAGGTCGCCCGGAGACTCGGCGTCGAAGATACCTACGAGCCGACCCCGGTGGCGGTGTACTTCGGCGAGAGCGGCATTACCGTGCCCGACCCCATCTTCGGCGGTGTTGGCCCCGATCGAACCGGGTGCATTCTGTGCGGAGGCTGCATGACAGGGTGCCGTCACAACGCAAAGAATCGTCTCGACAAGACGTATCTCTATCTCGCAGAACGAAACGGGGCGCAGATCCACCCTGAGCATCAGGTCGTCGACGTCGTGCCGCTCGACGCCGGCGGATACCGGGTCGTGACCGAGCGTCCGGGAGCCTGGCTGCGACGCCGGCGCCGTGCATACACGGCAGAGCAGGTCGTGTTCTCCGCCGGAGCACTGGGAACTGCCCGGCTGCTGCTCAAGCTTCGTGACGAAGGACACCTCGAACGGCTGTCATCGCGCCTGGGTCGACAGCTGCGTACCAATTCGGAAGCTCTGGTCGGTGCCTCTGCCCGTACGGTCGACGTGGACTATTCGAAAGGCGTGGCGATCAGTTCGTCGTTCCAACCGGACGCACACACGCACATCGAGCCTGTCCGCTATGAGAAGGGCAGTAACGCCATGGGGCTGCTGTCGGCGATGATGGTCGACGGTGGGGGGCGGGTGCCGCGTTGGCTGCGTTTCCTCGGGTCGGCCGTCTTGCACCCGATCCGACTGCTTCGTTCGTTGTCCGTTCGCCACTGGTCGGAGCGGACGATCATCCTGCTCGTCATGCAGAGCTTCGACAACAGCCTGCGGCTACGTCGTGGGCGATTCGGCCGTCTCACGACCGATCAGGAGAGCGGAAAACCGAACCCGACGTTCATTCCGGTGGCGAACGAGGCGGCCCGGATCGCGGCCGACGTGATGGGCGGTGATCCAGGCAGCAGCATCAACGAGGTGCTCTTGGATATCCCGTTGACGGCACACGCGATCGGTGGAGCCTGCATCGGGGCCACTCCGGAGCGTGGCGTCATCGACCCGTACCAGCGGGTGTTCGGCCACGATGGGCTGCACATCGTGGACGGCGCTGCGATCACGGCGAATCTGGGTGTCAACCCTTCGCTGACGATTACGGCGATGAGCGAACGAGCGATGTCGTTCTGGCCGAACCGCGGAGAGGAGGATCCCCGGCCCGCCGTGGGGGATCCCTACGAGCGGTTGGAGCCGGTCGCTCCGCGTGATCCGAGTGTTCCGCACGACGCACCGGCCGCCCTCTTCTATTCCCAACCGTTCTCGTGACGCTCAAAGGGAATTAACCGCATCAAGCGTCACGAGAACGGTCAGTCTTCGAGTACGACATCCGAGTAGCGGGCCCGCACGCTTCGCTTGTCGAACTTTCCGGTCCCCGTCTTCGGCAGTTCCTCCACGAAATCGATCCTGTCCGGGACCCACCACTTCGCGACCTTGGTGTGCAGAAACTCGGTGAGTTCTTTCGCATCGACCTCGGCTCCCGGACGTTTGACGACGACAGCGAGTGGCCGCTCTTGCCAGCGGACATGACGCACACCGACGACGGCGGCTTCAGAGACCGCCGGATGCGCCATGAGGGCACGTTCCAGATCGAGTGACGAGATCCATTCCCCGCCCGACTTGATCACATCCTTGGCGCGATCGGTGATACGAATGTATCCCTCGGGCTCGATCTTGCACACGTCGCCCGTCCGAAGCCATCCGTCCTCGAATGACTCCTCACTCCTCGGATCGCGAATGTACTCGGCGGCGATCCACGGTCCTCGGATGAGAAGCTCGCCGAATGCCTTGCCATCGTGGGGGAGTGATGTCCCCTCGTCGTCGACGATCTTGGCCTGCAATCCGGGAACGAGCATCCCGGCGGTCTCCAGAAAGTCGAGCTGGCGTTCGAAGTCCCAATCTTCCATCCCCGGCTTGAGCTGTGACACCGAGGCGATCGGATTGGTCTCGGTCATTCCCCAACCTTGCACGATGGTGATTCCCCTGGCCTCGTGAAACCACTTGATCATTGCCCTGGGAACGGCAGAGCCGCCGACGATGAATGCTCGGATGCTCGAGGTGTCGGCCTCCGGGTGTTCCATCAGGTATTGCTGGATGCCGACCCAGACCGTGGGGACACCGGCGGAGAAGGTGACCTTCTCGTTTTCGAAGAGCGACACGATGCCTTTGGGCGAGAGATCGGGCCCGGGGTAGGTGATCTTGGAGCCGCACATGACCGCCTGGTACGGGTACCCCCATGCCGCCGCATGGAACATCGGGACGACCGGAAGGATGTTGTCATCGGCTCCGACGGGATAGTTGGCGACGTTGGAGATCGTATGCAGGTAGGTGGACCGCTGCGTGTAGGCGACACCTTTCGGATTCCCCGTCGTGCCCGACGAGTAGCAGTACATCATGGGGGAGCGCTCATCGAGAATCGGCCACATACCCCACGGCTCTGCGTCCGCGATCAGGTCTTCATACGCGATCGCGTTCGGAAGGGATGTGTCGCCGACGGAATCGCCCATGATGATGTAGTGCTCGATCTTGTCGAGGTGCTCGGCGAAACGCTCGACGAGAGGCACGAGGTTCGGGTCGACGAAGATCACCCTGTCGCCACCGTGACCGACGATGAACGCGAGCTGTTCCGGGAACAGGCGAATGTTGAGCGTATGCGCCACCCGACCGGTATTGGCGGTTGCCCAATAGAGCTCATGGTGACGCTGATTGTTCCAGGCGAACGTTCCCGCGACATCCCCGACTCCGAGGCCGAGTGTGGTCGCGAGTGCAGTTGCGAGCTTGCGGATCCTCAGATCCGTTTCCGCGTACGTGTGTCGCCGAATCGAGAGGTCGGCTTCTACGGAGACGATCTGCTGGTCCGGGAACAGCGCTACGGAATGGTCGTAGAGCGTTGAAAGAAGGAGCGGAAAATCGTCCATCATGTGCGGCATGGAGCCCTCCTGCATCGTCGACCTTTCGACGCTAGTACTCCAGCACGTTCTGGGACTCGCGAACCGGGTTCTTTTTGAGAAACCGACCGATCAGTTTCCGACTTGCCCCTTGGCGTCCTTGAGAGCCGACTCGATGTCGGTGCGGAGCTGCGGCGGAAGGCTCGGCTCGGTCAGAACCTTTTCGAGCAGGGGGATTGCCGACTCGGGGTCTTCGAGCCCGTAGAGATCGACGATACCCAGGAACAAGGTGGCTTCGAGGTTGTCCGGTTCCTTTTGTAGCGCCTCGTCCAGATACTTCACGGCGGCCTCGTTCTGGCCCGTGACATAGGCGAGCCACCCGACTCGGCCGAGCGTGTGGCTCGCCTCCTCGTCCGTCGGATTCTGATCCAACACCGTGAGATAGTGATCGAGGGCGTTCGAGAAGTCGTTGGCTTCGAAGTACCGGTCGGCCAGCGCGATCCGCATCTGGATGACATCGGGGTTGGCCGCCACGGCGGCCTCCATCTGCTCGATCTCCGAGTTGCCGGAATTGGTCAGGGGCGCTGCGCCGGAAATCGGTGGCGCCGTTTGCGCCGAGGAGATGACGAGCACCAACACCACGGTGAATGCTGCGACGAGGATCCCCGATCCGATGAGAATGCGTTTGGTGGATCGACCCTGCACCG encodes the following:
- a CDS encoding Rrf2 family transcriptional regulator; the protein is MTREVDYALRCVLEIARRGHAGTGEIAEAQGVPTAFLGKIVSTLARAGIVTTRRGVGGGVTLARSPASITVLEVIEAIQGPFTVNYCVGDPCSCDRSDDCALKPVCARAQRAIIEAFDVSFGDLLDGSTGMEA
- a CDS encoding aldehyde dehydrogenase, whose protein sequence is MSGGRLSRGGFVDTVVIDGALGVLAENKQRWARLPVREKIGYLDTLRLRTNDAAADWVAAALTAKGLSPTSPLAGEEWMSGPYALLGWLNAALTTLRAVERGGDPLEGLKVWARPDGQVVVRVYPTDLWERLLLNAYAADVWMDPSVTLDSLPDTVAAFYRESDPEGAVSLILGAGNIASIPPLDLVYKLFAQGHVGIVKTNPVNEYLVPIFERIFAPLIDEGFTRFVRGGAPEGAYLTGHELVDDIHITGSARTHDAIVFGSGAEGARRKAERRPLLTKPVTSELGGVSPTIVVPGPWTEADIGFQAEHLASQKLHNDGYNCIASQVLVLPSGWSGTDKLIGALRSTLAQVEERPAYYPGSDERQNAAISHYPAAERLGAGAARTLIVGVDPGDAGAYCFNEEFFAPVYATTMLPESDPDDFLRAAVEFSNETLIGTLGANILIHPKTAKDLGPRLESAIADLRYGTVAVNTWTGVGFLMGRAPWGAYPGATIDDVQSGIGFVHNALLFDKPQKTVVGGPFQPFPRAITQGQFHIAPRPPWFVTSKTAHIVGERLTRYAADGKLWRLPGIFSAALRG
- a CDS encoding glycosyltransferase family 4 protein, with amino-acid sequence MRVLVVSNDYPPAPGGIQRYVGDLLRHVPWDVHVAAPFHPEACSDPRVSRYDRALTPTRRAATWIAGRAREHRCDMVLYAALPLALLGPSVAEQTGMPYALFLHGAEITVPAAVPGLRRRYASTLGGAAARFAVSRYTKRRVEERFHVPVVWAGAGVDIDVFLPGPVEHEGFVVGCVGRFVRRKGHADVLRAVSSLRAQGLPARSMMVGWGPREKRLRRIARRSRVPTEFMVGISRAALADAYRRMDVFAMPARSRWAGLEVEGLGLVYLEAAASGLPVIAGRSGGAPETVDDGRTGFVVADEPQLMSALRTLQEDPDLAARMGSAGRARVAELFTWPAVVARVDAQLPKAPDA
- a CDS encoding septum formation inhibitor Maf encodes the protein MHETFVLASGSPRRHELLALARVPHIVDVPEIDETALPGELPDIYVARLARAKAGAVAARHPECWTIGADTVVVVDGHIVGKPRDIVEAEEMLETLAGRRHEVITAVALVHGSEIKERSSTTSVWMRPFDREIVRSYLATGEPMDKAGAYAVQGVGALLVDRVDGDFFTVMGLPLDAVIEMLRSVGFGAV
- a CDS encoding GMC family oxidoreductase, translating into MSFDYDVLVIGSGFGGSVSALRLTEKGYRVGVLEAGRRWDETTLPKSSWNLRRFVWFPRLGMKGIQRITLLRDVMALSGAGVGGGSLVWANVSYEPHKEAFSDPQWDGITDWKQELAPFYDQARRMLGVQTNPVETPADLVIQEVARRLGVEDTYEPTPVAVYFGESGITVPDPIFGGVGPDRTGCILCGGCMTGCRHNAKNRLDKTYLYLAERNGAQIHPEHQVVDVVPLDAGGYRVVTERPGAWLRRRRRAYTAEQVVFSAGALGTARLLLKLRDEGHLERLSSRLGRQLRTNSEALVGASARTVDVDYSKGVAISSSFQPDAHTHIEPVRYEKGSNAMGLLSAMMVDGGGRVPRWLRFLGSAVLHPIRLLRSLSVRHWSERTIILLVMQSFDNSLRLRRGRFGRLTTDQESGKPNPTFIPVANEAARIAADVMGGDPGSSINEVLLDIPLTAHAIGGACIGATPERGVIDPYQRVFGHDGLHIVDGAAITANLGVNPSLTITAMSERAMSFWPNRGEEDPRPAVGDPYERLEPVAPRDPSVPHDAPAALFYSQPFS
- a CDS encoding long-chain fatty acid--CoA ligase encodes the protein MPHMMDDFPLLLSTLYDHSVALFPDQQIVSVEADLSIRRHTYAETDLRIRKLATALATTLGLGVGDVAGTFAWNNQRHHELYWATANTGRVAHTLNIRLFPEQLAFIVGHGGDRVIFVDPNLVPLVERFAEHLDKIEHYIIMGDSVGDTSLPNAIAYEDLIADAEPWGMWPILDERSPMMYCYSSGTTGNPKGVAYTQRSTYLHTISNVANYPVGADDNILPVVPMFHAAAWGYPYQAVMCGSKITYPGPDLSPKGIVSLFENEKVTFSAGVPTVWVGIQQYLMEHPEADTSSIRAFIVGGSAVPRAMIKWFHEARGITIVQGWGMTETNPIASVSQLKPGMEDWDFERQLDFLETAGMLVPGLQAKIVDDEGTSLPHDGKAFGELLIRGPWIAAEYIRDPRSEESFEDGWLRTGDVCKIEPEGYIRITDRAKDVIKSGGEWISSLDLERALMAHPAVSEAAVVGVRHVRWQERPLAVVVKRPGAEVDAKELTEFLHTKVAKWWVPDRIDFVEELPKTGTGKFDKRSVRARYSDVVLED
- a CDS encoding tetratricopeptide repeat protein; its protein translation is MTSRSGEIRARLTERRDLIARDIQELAEQVDAGEIDEATAQDLRARYEQDLAEAQAQLDELPTEPSVEEEAPVEAPVQGRSTKRILIGSGILVAAFTVVLVLVISSAQTAPPISGAAPLTNSGNSEIEQMEAAVAANPDVIQMRIALADRYFEANDFSNALDHYLTVLDQNPTDEEASHTLGRVGWLAYVTGQNEAAVKYLDEALQKEPDNLEATLFLGIVDLYGLEDPESAIPLLEKVLTEPSLPPQLRTDIESALKDAKGQVGN